TCCAGTGACTGTCCAGTGTACCCTTGATGGCCAGTTTGTGTTGGTGGTGGCCAGAGATACAACCCTTCCCAAAATAAGCCTTGGTTCAATCAGCATGCTGGGAGGAAACACTGGACCCTGTAGTCCTGTTGACTCCAATGCAGTTTTTGCTGTCTACCAGTTTCCTGTCACTGCTTGTGGGACCATCATGATGGTATGTTCTAGTTTCTTGCCACAAATATTTATGGGTCACTTTCCTTTGTCTTAGATTGTTCTCCACTCTGTCCAGGTTCAAGCTGGTTATGTGATCTATGAAAACATGATGTTCTCATCCTATGAAGTTGGAGTTGGACCCCGTGGTGTCATCACAAGAGACACGACTTATGAGTAGGTTTAACTAAAACTTGTGGTGGAGACTTCTTTAGAACTTTAACTGAtctactgttttctttttaggcTTTACTTCCAGTGTAGATATTCAGGTGTTGGCTTTGCGGCGTTGACTTTTGAACCTTCGGCTAATGCTGACCCCATGCCTCTTGTTGCTTCTGGACCACTTCAAGTAGAACTAAGACTAGGAAAAAGCCACTGTGCAGTAAAGGGCTGTGCAGAAGGTGAGACTTCTGTCTGGATGCTGGTGTGAGTCAAGTGTTCATGGCTTCAACAAAATCTGACTTTCCCCCCCAACAGAACAAGTGGCCTATAACTCGTACTACAGTGTTGCTGACTATCCTGTGACCAAGATTCTGAGGGAACCTGTTTACGTTGAAGTGCACATCTTTGGGAGAACGGATCCAAATATTGTCCTGGTTCTGAACGGCTGTTGGGCCACTGCTTCCCCGAACCCCTACAGCTCTCGTCAGTGGGACCTTCTGGTGAATGGGTAAGTTCTTGTCTTGAATTTGTGTATTCTAATGACTGTACTGGACAGGAAATAATGATGACTTGGTGTATTCTGAAGGTGCCCCTACACGGATGACCGTTATTTGACCAAGCTGGTACCAGTTAATGAAACATCTGGACTTGCCTACCCTACCCATTACAGGCGCTTTGTTTTTAAGATGTTCACATTTGTGGATGAGACCGCTAAGGCTCCACTGCATGAGACGGTAAAGGCTTGCGTTTCCTTTTTCCTGCTTTATGCTTTTGTACAG
The DNA window shown above is from Silurus meridionalis isolate SWU-2019-XX chromosome 12, ASM1480568v1, whole genome shotgun sequence and carries:
- the LOC124394475 gene encoding zona pellucida sperm-binding protein 4-like, which gives rise to MVASGVGLGLVGVLLAVTFVSSSPAAPPGVKVLFHDPQVLPKPTLQPQMPGFVQQCQVKDYERVPCGEPGVQAARCNSLNCCFDGQQCYYGKTVTVQCTLDGQFVLVVARDTTLPKISLGSISMLGGNTGPCSPVDSNAVFAVYQFPVTACGTIMMVQAGYVIYENMMFSSYEVGVGPRGVITRDTTYELYFQCRYSGVGFAALTFEPSANADPMPLVASGPLQVELRLGKSHCAVKGCAEEQVAYNSYYSVADYPVTKILREPVYVEVHIFGRTDPNIVLVLNGCWATASPNPYSSRQWDLLVNGCPYTDDRYLTKLVPVNETSGLAYPTHYRRFVFKMFTFVDETAKAPLHETIYIHCSTAVCLPSAQDYCEPQCSRRRREAAAEGSSHTSGIVSSGEVIFTQSSSPQ